TGATGGCGCAATTCCGGGAACTCAACTTGAATTTTCGACCTAATGAGTGAGCGATACCATGGTGGAGCCCCGATGAGCGCCGTTGCCCGCCCGCGCAGGCAGCGTTTTCGAAATGCGGACTTCGCCGCTGCGCGTTGCAGCCGCATCCTTGCGGCACCCGCCTTGGCGGTGTATGGCCTGCTGCTTTGCCTCCTGACGCTGCAACCTGCCATGGCCGCCCTGACCATCGAGATCGTGGGCAGCGGCGAGCGCCAGATGCCGATTGCCATCGCGCCGCTCGCAGGCGAAGGGACGTTGCCGCACAACATCTCCGAGGTCGTTGCGGCCGATCTCACCCGCAGCGGGCTCTTCCGCGTGATCGATGCCGGCGGCATCACGCCGATGCCGGTGGAGCCCGGCGACATTCGCTACCCCGACTGGAGCTCGCGAGGCGCGGAGTCGATCGTCATCGGCGCGGTCGCCCAAGCGGGCAGCGGCCGCTACGAAGTGCGCTTTCGCCTGATGGACGTCCTCAAGCAGACCCAGCTCGCGGGCTTCAGCTACACCATCTCCGCGGCGCAGACGCGCAATACCGCGCACCGGATCGCCGACGTCATCTACGAGAAGCTCATCGGCGTGCCCGGCGCGTTCGCAACGCGCATCACCTACGTGGTGAAGCGCGGCTCGCGCTACGAGCTGCAGATCGCCGACGCCGACGGTTTCAACGAGCAGACCATCCTCGCCTCCAACGAGCCCATCATCTCGCCGGCCTGGTCGCCGGATGGCAACCGCATCGCCTACGTGTCCTTCGAGCAGAAAAAGCCGGTCGTCTACGTGCAAACGCTTTCCACCAGCCAGCGGCGGGTGCTCGCGAATTTCCGCGGCTCCAACAGCTCCCCGGCCTGGTCGCCGGACGGGCGGCGGCTCGCCGTCGTGCTTACGCGCGACGGCAATTCGCAGATCTACAGCATCAGCGCCGATGGCGGCACGCCCACGCGCCTGACCACGAGCCGCGCCATCGACACCGAGCCGAGTTTCTCGCCCGACGGACAGTGGATCCTGTTCACCTCCGATCGCGGCGGCAGCCCGCAGATCTATCGCATGCCGGCAAGCGGCGGCCCGGCCGAGCGGATGACTTTCAGCGGCACGTACAACGTGTCGCCGCGCTACGGCCCCGACGGAAAAAGCTTCGCGTTCGTCCAGCGCGAAGACGGGCGCTTCAGCATCATGCTGCAGGAGATCGGCACCCGGCAGGTGATACCGCTTACCAACGGCAGCATCGACGAATCCCCCAGCTTCGCACCGAATGGACGCATGCTGCTCTACGCGTCCAGCCAGGGGGGGCGTGGTATATTAGCCGCCGTTTCCAATGACGGCCGGATCAAGCAGCGGGTCACGGCGTCATCAGGGGATGTGCGCGAGCCTGCATGGGGTCCGATGCAGAAGGGATTCTGATGATCCCCGCGGGCACGTCGGCCGCGGAACGAAGCGCGGCGAAGCCGGTCCATTCCAAGTTATTCCAACAA
The sequence above is a segment of the Betaproteobacteria bacterium genome. Coding sequences within it:
- the tolB gene encoding Tol-Pal system protein TolB produces the protein MSAVARPRRQRFRNADFAAARCSRILAAPALAVYGLLLCLLTLQPAMAALTIEIVGSGERQMPIAIAPLAGEGTLPHNISEVVAADLTRSGLFRVIDAGGITPMPVEPGDIRYPDWSSRGAESIVIGAVAQAGSGRYEVRFRLMDVLKQTQLAGFSYTISAAQTRNTAHRIADVIYEKLIGVPGAFATRITYVVKRGSRYELQIADADGFNEQTILASNEPIISPAWSPDGNRIAYVSFEQKKPVVYVQTLSTSQRRVLANFRGSNSSPAWSPDGRRLAVVLTRDGNSQIYSISADGGTPTRLTTSRAIDTEPSFSPDGQWILFTSDRGGSPQIYRMPASGGPAERMTFSGTYNVSPRYGPDGKSFAFVQREDGRFSIMLQEIGTRQVIPLTNGSIDESPSFAPNGRMLLYASSQGGRGILAAVSNDGRIKQRVTASSGDVREPAWGPMQKGF